The following coding sequences are from one Geothrix sp. window:
- a CDS encoding bacteriohemerythrin — protein sequence MAHIQWKDRYNINFREIDAQHQGLLDLLNELSDNLDGRRHPDTVAHVFEALGDYAQTHFSSEERYMRAAGYPKLPQHCQEHVFFVNRVKELSRSYDPGDPRVVDETATFLRDWYMNHIIKVDQDYGPFLKRALPTASIEGILLGLEGVVCSLDPAPLVQAVIEGSGKPEAEVRSALWEDPGFLPQLESGQWDLDRFEVEWTGWAGQTAAPESLAPAYGASYQPIPAMVQLAGRLKQHQPVALVGNAAPWMRSQVLGRLGLAASFTANALSCETGARLPDKALLLAAASALGLAPEACILIHRDSACLEAAQGTRMQTLQYTNPVMLMAELRRMGIGF from the coding sequence ATGGCCCACATCCAATGGAAAGACCGCTACAACATCAACTTCCGTGAGATCGACGCCCAGCACCAGGGGTTGCTGGACCTGCTCAACGAGTTGAGCGACAACCTCGACGGCCGCCGGCACCCCGATACCGTGGCCCACGTTTTCGAGGCCCTGGGCGACTACGCCCAGACCCACTTCAGCAGCGAGGAGCGCTACATGCGCGCCGCGGGCTACCCGAAGCTGCCCCAGCACTGCCAGGAGCACGTCTTCTTCGTGAACCGGGTCAAGGAGCTGAGCCGGAGCTACGATCCGGGCGATCCCCGGGTGGTGGATGAGACCGCGACCTTCCTGCGGGACTGGTACATGAACCACATCATCAAGGTGGACCAGGACTACGGGCCCTTCCTCAAGCGGGCCCTGCCCACGGCCTCCATCGAGGGCATCCTCCTGGGGCTGGAGGGGGTGGTCTGCAGCCTGGACCCCGCGCCCCTCGTCCAGGCCGTGATCGAGGGCAGCGGCAAGCCGGAGGCCGAGGTCCGGTCTGCCCTCTGGGAGGACCCGGGCTTCCTGCCGCAGCTCGAATCCGGGCAGTGGGACCTGGACCGGTTCGAGGTGGAATGGACCGGGTGGGCGGGGCAGACCGCTGCCCCGGAGAGCCTGGCCCCGGCTTACGGAGCTTCGTACCAGCCGATCCCGGCCATGGTCCAGCTGGCCGGCCGCCTGAAGCAGCACCAGCCTGTGGCCCTGGTGGGCAACGCCGCCCCCTGGATGCGCAGCCAGGTCCTCGGCCGGCTGGGACTGGCCGCATCCTTCACGGCCAATGCCCTCTCCTGCGAAACCGGGGCGAGGCTGCCGGACAAGGCCCTGCTGCTGGCGGCGGCCTCGGCCCTGGGGCTGGCGCCCGAAGCCTGCATCCTCATCCACCGGGATTCCGCCTGCCTCGAGGCCGCCCAGGGCACCCGCATGCAGACCCTCCAGTACACCAACCCGGTGATGCTCATGGCGGAACTCCGGCGCATGGGCATCGGGTTCTGA
- a CDS encoding ABC transporter permease produces the protein MKRYRHAASGILVPLAALGFWQLLSTMGWVNATILPSPMRVLIKWWAYLRPLEVFDPAQGSYLKWCFSGELIQDAIGSLYRVLVGFFIGGGLALPLGLAMGYSKVAYGLFNPLIQVLRPIPPIAYIPLSILWFGLGNPPAVFLISIGAFFPVLMNTVAGVQNVDSIYLRVGRNLGASRLTQFTRIILPAATPYIFTGARIGMGTAFIVVIVSEMIAVNNGLGYRILEAREYLWSDKIIAGMFTIGLLGLGIDTLMSRLSSYLLKWHRGLEQS, from the coding sequence ATGAAACGGTACCGACACGCCGCCTCCGGCATCCTCGTCCCGCTGGCGGCCCTGGGCTTCTGGCAGCTGCTGTCCACCATGGGCTGGGTGAACGCCACCATCCTGCCCTCGCCCATGCGGGTGCTCATCAAGTGGTGGGCCTACCTGCGGCCCCTGGAGGTCTTCGACCCCGCCCAGGGTTCCTACCTGAAGTGGTGCTTCTCCGGGGAGCTCATCCAGGACGCCATCGGCAGCCTCTACCGCGTGCTGGTGGGCTTCTTCATCGGCGGTGGCCTGGCCCTGCCGCTCGGTCTCGCCATGGGCTACAGCAAGGTGGCCTACGGCCTCTTCAACCCCCTCATCCAGGTGCTGCGGCCCATCCCGCCCATCGCCTACATCCCGCTGTCGATCCTCTGGTTCGGCCTGGGCAATCCGCCCGCCGTCTTCCTCATCAGCATCGGTGCCTTCTTCCCGGTGCTCATGAACACCGTGGCCGGGGTGCAGAACGTGGACAGCATCTACCTTCGCGTGGGCCGCAACCTGGGCGCCTCGCGGCTCACCCAGTTCACCCGCATCATCCTGCCGGCGGCCACGCCCTACATCTTCACCGGGGCGCGCATCGGCATGGGCACGGCCTTCATCGTGGTGATCGTCTCCGAGATGATCGCGGTGAACAACGGCCTGGGCTACCGCATCCTGGAGGCCCGCGAGTACCTCTGGTCCGACAAGATCATCGCCGGCATGTTCACCATCGGCCTGCTGGGCCTGGGCATCGACACCCTCATGAGCCGCCTCAGCTCGTACCTGCTGAAGTGGCACCGCGGCCTGGAGCAGTCATGA
- a CDS encoding pyridoxamine 5'-phosphate oxidase family protein: MNLPSHPMRRRDRELSEAEALDLLRAAEWGVLATVDAEGWPYAVPVNHAVVDGDLVIHCATAGHKLDNLAFNPQVSYCAVTMAETLPLELATRYASVIVFGRADLVADGGEKHRLLQALGLRFAAEHPEVVAREVDKDLFRTAVLRIRILRATGKARL, translated from the coding sequence ATGAACCTGCCCAGCCACCCCATGCGCCGGCGCGACCGCGAGCTGAGCGAGGCGGAGGCCCTTGACCTTCTGCGGGCGGCGGAGTGGGGCGTGCTGGCCACCGTGGATGCCGAGGGCTGGCCCTACGCCGTGCCCGTGAACCACGCGGTGGTGGACGGGGACCTGGTCATCCATTGCGCCACCGCGGGCCACAAGCTGGACAACCTGGCCTTCAATCCCCAGGTTTCCTACTGCGCCGTCACCATGGCCGAAACCCTGCCCCTGGAGCTGGCCACCCGCTATGCCAGCGTCATCGTCTTCGGCCGGGCGGATCTGGTCGCGGATGGCGGCGAGAAACACAGGCTCCTCCAAGCCCTGGGCCTGCGCTTCGCGGCGGAGCATCCCGAGGTGGTGGCGCGGGAGGTGGACAAGGACCTGTTCCGCACCGCGGTGCTGCGGATCCGGATCCTGCGGGCCACGGGCAAGGCCCGGCTCTGA
- a CDS encoding ABC transporter substrate-binding protein — protein sequence MSMKAIFALLCLSSAVLPGQDLVRLGNLKFAHYGAVSYMKELAPKYRLKIEERMFAKGIDINPAIVAGEIDASAAALDAAIAGRSAGVPIVVVAGFARGGARLVVRPDAGIKSLKDLKGKKVGVARGGAQELLLLAELAKAGLSWADKPGKDVLVLYLPFADLNQALMAKNIDAMCQSEPYSSQAINKKFGVELLKPYDTPIGEPIRALVITEKLYKERRDVALRFLLCFVEATKKFIDEPKTAEKFVREVMFKNQISAEDYQDAIGNSPFSYDITVPHVQITTDLMAKYGVGKMANPPKAGDWVKLDLLLEAKKQLKVK from the coding sequence ATGAGCATGAAAGCCATCTTTGCCCTGCTCTGCCTTTCTTCCGCCGTACTGCCGGGGCAGGACCTGGTGCGCCTGGGCAACCTGAAGTTCGCCCACTATGGCGCCGTGTCCTACATGAAGGAGCTGGCGCCGAAGTACCGGCTCAAGATCGAGGAGCGCATGTTCGCCAAGGGCATCGACATCAACCCGGCCATCGTGGCGGGCGAGATCGATGCCAGCGCCGCCGCCCTGGATGCCGCCATTGCCGGACGCTCCGCGGGCGTGCCCATCGTCGTGGTGGCGGGCTTCGCCCGGGGCGGGGCCCGCCTGGTGGTGCGGCCCGATGCGGGCATCAAGTCGCTGAAGGATCTCAAGGGCAAGAAGGTCGGTGTGGCCCGGGGCGGCGCCCAGGAGCTGCTGCTGCTGGCGGAGCTGGCCAAGGCCGGCCTCAGCTGGGCCGACAAGCCCGGCAAGGACGTGCTGGTGCTCTACCTGCCCTTCGCCGACCTCAACCAGGCCCTGATGGCCAAGAACATCGACGCCATGTGCCAGAGCGAGCCCTACAGCTCCCAGGCCATCAACAAGAAATTCGGCGTCGAGCTGCTGAAGCCCTACGACACGCCCATCGGCGAGCCCATCCGCGCCCTGGTCATCACCGAGAAGCTCTACAAGGAGCGCCGCGACGTGGCCCTGCGCTTCCTGCTCTGCTTCGTGGAGGCCACCAAGAAGTTCATCGACGAACCCAAGACTGCTGAGAAGTTCGTCCGCGAAGTGATGTTCAAGAACCAGATCAGCGCCGAGGACTACCAGGATGCCATCGGCAACTCGCCCTTCAGCTACGACATCACCGTGCCCCACGTGCAGATCACCACGGATCTGATGGCCAAATACGGCGTGGGCAAGATGGCCAACCCGCCCAAAGCCGGCGACTGGGTGAAGCTGGACCTGCTCCTTGAAGCCAAGAAGCAGCTGAAGGTGAAGTAG
- the cysC gene encoding adenylyl-sulfate kinase gives MSGNALSPGLPTGAVLWLTGLSSAGKTTLGRELATRLRAGGHRVELLDGDEMRQHLCRDLGFSRQDRDEHVRRLAYVAGLLARNGVVAVVCAISPYRAAREAARQQAERFFEVFVNAPLEVCETRDVKGLYRKARAGLIQGFTGLDDPYEAPLQPDLECRTDQEDLEACARRVLDCVCPILG, from the coding sequence ATGAGCGGGAACGCCCTGTCACCGGGGCTCCCCACAGGGGCGGTCCTCTGGCTCACGGGCCTCAGCTCCGCCGGCAAGACCACCCTGGGCCGCGAGCTGGCCACTCGCCTGCGGGCCGGGGGCCACCGCGTCGAGCTGCTGGACGGGGACGAGATGCGGCAGCACCTCTGCCGCGACCTGGGCTTCTCCAGGCAGGACCGGGACGAGCATGTGCGGCGCCTGGCCTACGTGGCGGGACTGCTCGCGCGGAACGGCGTCGTGGCCGTGGTGTGCGCCATCTCGCCCTACCGGGCGGCCCGGGAGGCGGCCCGGCAACAGGCCGAACGCTTCTTCGAGGTGTTCGTGAACGCGCCCCTGGAGGTCTGCGAAACCCGGGATGTGAAGGGGCTCTACCGGAAGGCCCGCGCCGGGCTCATCCAGGGCTTCACGGGACTCGACGATCCCTACGAGGCGCCGCTGCAACCCGATCTGGAGTGCCGGACCGACCAGGAGGATCTCGAGGCCTGTGCCCGCAGGGTGCTGGACTGCGTCTGTCCGATCCTGGGCTGA
- a CDS encoding bacteriohemerythrin, translating into MVHIQWKDRYNINFMEIDDQHKSLLEILNELIDLVGERGDPEVVAGIFQRLCQYALTHFATEEAYMAAGNYPLLEKHRGEHGAFIQKLLELNQAYDPSDPHLLEETLDFLKNWYLSHILNSDMRYVPFLKAQTPDPGKEP; encoded by the coding sequence ATGGTTCACATCCAGTGGAAGGATCGCTACAACATCAACTTCATGGAGATCGACGACCAGCACAAGTCCCTGCTGGAGATCCTGAACGAACTCATCGACCTCGTGGGGGAGCGGGGGGATCCGGAGGTGGTGGCGGGGATTTTCCAGCGGTTGTGCCAGTACGCCCTCACCCACTTCGCCACGGAAGAGGCCTACATGGCCGCGGGGAACTACCCCCTGCTGGAGAAGCACAGGGGGGAGCACGGCGCCTTCATCCAGAAGCTGCTCGAGCTGAACCAGGCCTATGACCCCTCGGACCCGCACCTGCTGGAGGAGACCCTCGATTTCCTCAAGAACTGGTACCTCTCCCACATCCTCAACTCCGACATGCGGTACGTGCCCTTCCTCAAAGCCCAGACCCCGGACCCGGGGAAGGAGCCCTAG
- a CDS encoding ABC transporter ATP-binding protein has translation MSGATHISVQGVHKVFQSGGQDVHALRAIDLEIPRGEFVCLLGPSGCGKSTLLNAVAGFSLPSSGTITVDGSVIRDPGPDRGMVFQEYALFPWMTVEQNIAFGLQVKKVAKAAIQQKVDELLVLLNLQDFRKRYPKDLSGGMRQRVAIARVLAIDSPILLMDEPFGALDALTRRNLQDELLRLWVELKKTILFVTHSIEEALYLADRTVVMTYRPGTIKRDLAIDLPRPRDVASPAFNALKKELSQLLMEEQSRHNQDEFKGAAVD, from the coding sequence ATGAGCGGGGCCACGCACATCAGCGTCCAGGGCGTGCACAAGGTCTTCCAGAGCGGTGGGCAGGACGTCCACGCCCTCAGGGCCATCGACCTGGAGATCCCCCGGGGCGAGTTCGTCTGCCTGCTGGGGCCCTCGGGCTGCGGCAAGTCCACCCTGCTGAACGCCGTGGCGGGCTTCAGCCTGCCCAGCTCGGGCACCATCACGGTGGACGGCTCCGTCATCAGGGACCCGGGCCCCGACCGCGGCATGGTGTTCCAGGAATACGCGCTGTTTCCCTGGATGACCGTGGAGCAGAACATCGCCTTCGGCCTCCAGGTCAAGAAGGTGGCCAAGGCCGCCATCCAGCAGAAGGTGGATGAGCTGCTCGTCCTGCTCAACCTCCAGGATTTCCGCAAGCGCTATCCCAAGGATCTCAGCGGCGGCATGCGCCAGCGCGTGGCCATCGCCCGGGTGCTGGCCATCGACTCGCCCATCCTGCTCATGGACGAGCCCTTCGGCGCCCTGGACGCCCTCACCCGCCGCAATCTGCAGGACGAGCTCCTGCGGCTCTGGGTGGAGCTGAAGAAGACCATCCTCTTCGTGACGCACAGCATCGAAGAGGCCCTCTACCTGGCCGATCGCACCGTGGTGATGACCTACCGGCCCGGCACCATCAAGCGCGATCTCGCCATCGACCTGCCCCGCCCCCGCGACGTGGCCAGCCCCGCCTTCAACGCGCTGAAGAAGGAGCTGAGCCAGCTGCTCATGGAGGAGCAGAGCCGGCACAATCAGGACGAGTTCAAGGGCGCAGCGGTGGACTAG